Proteins encoded together in one Desulfosporosinus meridiei DSM 13257 window:
- a CDS encoding flavodoxin family protein — MKVLSLNGSPRKNWNTDTLLQKALEGAKSVGAQTEAIHLYDLNFKGCTSCFACKRKNSKFVGHCAMKDDLTAVLEKVQQSNVLLLGSPIYFGNVTGLMRSFLERLLFSNLSYNEGHRSVFPGKLSSGFIYTMNVPKEYIHQVNYEALFEQNKTVLQLLNGTSEFLISADTYQFEDYSKYEASMFDVKHKSQVKAEQFPIDCQNAFDLGVRLSGL; from the coding sequence ATAAAAGTACTTTCTCTTAATGGCAGTCCTCGAAAGAATTGGAATACTGATACGTTATTGCAAAAAGCCCTTGAAGGGGCTAAATCTGTGGGAGCGCAAACAGAAGCCATTCATTTATATGACTTGAATTTTAAGGGTTGTACCAGCTGCTTTGCCTGTAAAAGGAAGAATTCCAAGTTCGTCGGACACTGTGCTATGAAAGATGACCTAACTGCAGTTCTAGAAAAAGTTCAGCAATCTAATGTTCTCTTGTTGGGATCACCTATCTACTTTGGCAATGTAACCGGTTTAATGCGTTCATTTTTAGAACGTTTGCTATTCTCTAACCTTTCCTATAATGAAGGTCATCGTTCTGTTTTTCCCGGGAAATTATCCTCGGGTTTCATTTATACCATGAATGTCCCCAAGGAGTATATTCACCAAGTCAACTACGAAGCTTTATTTGAACAAAACAAAACTGTACTGCAACTACTTAATGGAACCTCTGAATTTTTGATTTCCGCTGATACTTATCAGTTTGAAGATTACTCCAAGTATGAAGCATCCATGTTCGACGTAAAACACAAGTCCCAGGTCAAAGCTGAGCAGTTCCCCATCGATTGCCAAAACGCCTTTGACCTGGGGGTTCGACTTTCAGGCCTTTAA
- a CDS encoding ATP-dependent helicase — translation MISEKDFFEEIKARGFDLTEQQKRAVVHNQGPLLLLAVPGAGKTTVLTVRLAYLILVKNIDPRRILCLTFGRAAAKEMRERFVENFGAMVRGQTEGCGEIQFSTIHSFAYEIVRTAFRQRGTRFEIIEEQTGAQSKTGVLRRIYEKHNASSITDEQLEGLQNTICYVKNTLSKPAELLNCDIKNFSLIYNDYEDYKESSRPRLIDYDDMLSLAYQELEGNPTCLEYYRKRFDYMLTDESQDTSLLQHKIIEMVVKPKNNIFVVGDDDQSIFGFRAAEPKYLLEFEQTYPGAKILRMEQNFRSTPQIVTVACGFIRSNQLRFDKAMFTKNPRGGVLQSKQFEGIQEQNQFIIRKLQSQKDLAQVGILYRNNLSAISLADELDRAKIPFYMRESGKQRFFSHWAINDMLNFLRFSFNDKSLPVLERIWSKLSCPIRKQHLDLLKQMPIDRSIFEILAEQPGVTTKVKTEFLDLKKWFKELNTLSPAKAIPYIRNQLDYDKALKRMCESLGFSEDYVVSLLDVLSSIAQKEPTIVEFANRLTHLDKLMMSSYKNKHKNVVTLSTIHSAKGLEWDQVYLIDLVEGIIPEWETIREDQGGKKELLEEERRLFYVGMTRAKRELTLCSLNYYHQKRVKASRFLGEVSLVLQGKKPQEVTSQVSTPLSDLVPGLVVQHKSFGEGVILKDEGNMIVVRFKDSSQRSFMKDICAKQRLIWAV, via the coding sequence GTGATTAGCGAAAAGGATTTCTTTGAAGAAATCAAAGCCAGAGGTTTTGATTTAACAGAACAGCAAAAACGGGCTGTGGTTCATAACCAGGGCCCTCTTTTACTTTTAGCGGTTCCCGGCGCCGGGAAGACCACGGTTCTCACGGTTCGTTTAGCCTATTTGATTCTTGTGAAAAACATAGATCCTCGAAGGATCCTTTGTCTAACCTTCGGACGAGCTGCCGCTAAGGAAATGCGAGAACGGTTTGTTGAGAATTTTGGGGCAATGGTAAGGGGGCAAACTGAAGGCTGTGGAGAAATTCAATTTTCTACCATTCACAGCTTCGCTTATGAGATAGTTCGAACCGCTTTTCGACAAAGAGGTACCAGATTTGAAATTATTGAGGAACAAACCGGGGCTCAAAGCAAGACGGGAGTTCTGCGAAGAATCTACGAAAAGCATAATGCTTCCTCAATTACTGATGAGCAGCTGGAAGGGTTGCAGAATACCATTTGTTATGTGAAAAATACTTTGAGCAAACCCGCAGAGCTTTTAAACTGCGACATTAAAAATTTCTCCCTCATATATAACGATTATGAGGACTATAAGGAAAGCAGCCGCCCACGTCTGATTGATTATGACGATATGCTTTCTCTTGCTTATCAAGAGTTAGAGGGTAACCCAACCTGCTTGGAGTATTATCGAAAGCGCTTTGACTATATGCTTACGGATGAGAGCCAAGATACGTCTCTTCTTCAGCACAAAATCATCGAAATGGTCGTTAAGCCTAAGAACAATATTTTTGTCGTGGGGGATGATGATCAATCAATTTTCGGGTTTCGAGCAGCAGAGCCAAAGTACCTATTAGAGTTTGAACAGACTTACCCTGGGGCCAAGATTCTGCGCATGGAGCAGAACTTTCGTTCGACTCCCCAGATTGTCACAGTAGCCTGCGGTTTTATTCGTTCCAATCAGCTGCGCTTTGATAAAGCCATGTTTACTAAGAATCCAAGGGGGGGCGTCCTTCAGAGCAAACAATTTGAAGGTATTCAAGAACAAAATCAATTTATTATTCGGAAACTCCAGAGTCAAAAGGATTTAGCCCAGGTAGGGATTCTGTATCGCAATAATTTATCCGCCATTTCTTTGGCAGATGAGCTGGATCGGGCTAAAATTCCCTTTTATATGCGTGAGTCAGGTAAACAGAGGTTTTTCTCCCACTGGGCCATTAACGATATGTTAAATTTCCTTCGCTTCTCATTTAACGATAAAAGCCTGCCCGTCTTGGAGCGGATATGGTCTAAGCTAAGTTGTCCAATCCGCAAGCAACATCTTGATTTACTAAAGCAAATGCCAATCGATCGTTCAATTTTTGAAATTCTGGCTGAACAACCGGGAGTGACTACTAAGGTAAAAACAGAGTTTTTAGACCTAAAAAAATGGTTTAAGGAGCTTAATACTCTTTCACCTGCGAAGGCAATCCCTTATATCCGAAACCAGCTTGATTATGATAAAGCGCTGAAGCGAATGTGCGAGTCCCTAGGCTTTTCTGAAGACTATGTAGTAAGCCTCTTGGATGTTCTAAGTTCAATAGCGCAGAAGGAACCTACGATTGTAGAGTTTGCCAATCGATTAACCCATCTGGACAAGCTAATGATGTCTTCCTATAAAAATAAACACAAGAATGTCGTAACCCTTTCAACCATCCATTCGGCCAAGGGTTTAGAATGGGATCAGGTCTACTTAATTGATCTTGTCGAGGGGATCATTCCTGAATGGGAGACTATTAGGGAAGATCAAGGTGGCAAGAAGGAATTGTTAGAGGAAGAAAGACGACTTTTTTATGTAGGCATGACTAGGGCCAAACGAGAGTTAACCTTATGTTCTCTGAATTACTATCATCAGAAAAGGGTTAAAGCCTCTCGCTTCCTTGGCGAGGTCAGTCTTGTGCTGCAAGGTAAAAAGCCTCAAGAGGTGACTTCTCAAGTATCGACCCCGCTGAGTGACTTAGTCCCCGGGTTGGTTGTACAGCATAAATCATTTGGAGAAGGAGTTATTCTTAAGGATGAAGGAAATATGATTGTCGTTCGTTTTAAGGATAGTTCACAGCGTTCCTTCATGAAAGATATCTGTGCCAAGCAGAGGTTGATTTGGGCTGTTTGA
- a CDS encoding sulfite oxidase gives MDIEKPAITPYLTTRKLNPENQETPIHFLRQTITPTEYFFIRNHFEYPLQTQEAFFLPIAGEAMRPTIFTYQDIIRMPSKHLTLPLECSGNNRAFFDPKVYGEQWEDGAISQGLWKGVPLKDLLALIGLKSTSLEVVFEAYDYGKRKDLAGKFHFTRSLPIQKALHPDTLIAYELNGKPIPYKHGYPLRLIVPQWYAMASIKWLKRIVVIDHHFKGPYQEIDYNYFPYKDNDLGKTPVTQINVNSVIQQPVNRSILDNGKHIIEGFAWTGTGVIIEVEVTTDGGESWHKANLVQEQSPLYSWTFWKYVWKVPNKGEYLIMSRAKDSFGHIQPFKAMWNRKGYGYNGVYTVKVKVE, from the coding sequence TTGGATATCGAGAAACCTGCAATAACTCCTTATTTAACAACCAGAAAATTAAACCCTGAAAACCAGGAAACTCCTATTCATTTTCTTCGTCAAACCATTACACCGACTGAGTATTTCTTTATCAGAAATCACTTCGAATATCCACTTCAAACCCAAGAAGCGTTCTTCCTTCCTATAGCAGGGGAAGCAATGAGACCCACAATCTTTACCTATCAGGACATTATACGTATGCCCTCAAAACACTTGACCCTGCCACTTGAATGTTCAGGTAATAATAGGGCGTTTTTTGATCCGAAGGTCTATGGGGAGCAATGGGAAGATGGAGCTATTAGTCAGGGGCTATGGAAGGGGGTCCCGCTCAAGGATCTCCTTGCCTTAATAGGCTTGAAAAGCACTTCGCTGGAGGTGGTCTTTGAGGCGTATGATTATGGCAAAAGAAAGGATTTGGCGGGAAAGTTTCATTTTACCAGGAGCTTACCTATTCAAAAGGCACTTCATCCCGATACACTCATTGCTTATGAATTAAATGGCAAGCCCATTCCCTATAAGCATGGCTACCCTTTAAGGCTGATTGTACCTCAATGGTATGCCATGGCTTCAATAAAGTGGCTCAAAAGAATAGTGGTTATAGATCATCACTTCAAAGGGCCATATCAGGAAATTGATTATAACTATTTCCCATATAAAGATAATGATCTAGGAAAAACACCCGTAACTCAGATTAACGTTAATTCAGTGATACAGCAGCCGGTAAACCGTTCAATTCTGGATAACGGAAAACATATCATTGAAGGTTTTGCCTGGACAGGCACGGGGGTAATCATAGAAGTTGAGGTTACAACAGATGGAGGCGAAAGCTGGCATAAGGCTAATCTTGTTCAGGAGCAATCACCGTTATATTCTTGGACATTCTGGAAGTACGTCTGGAAAGTGCCTAATAAAGGCGAGTATTTGATTATGTCGAGGGCCAAGGATTCTTTTGGCCATATCCAACCCTTTAAAGCAATGTGGAATAGAAAAGGTTATGGATATAATGGCGTATATACTGTAAAAGTCAAGGTAGAATAG